One part of the Parasphingorhabdus sp. SCSIO 66989 genome encodes these proteins:
- a CDS encoding sigma-54 interaction domain-containing protein, producing the protein MPETEIAIDQAIIGNSAAIHEVRCFLKFAAATNASVLITGPSGCGKEIIANTLHAVSPRADQAFVAVNSGAIPKDLVEAEFFGHEKGSFTGADNQRRGHFERADGGTLFLDEIGEMTSAMQVRLLRILEDGKVRRVGGAEDIAVDVRMIAATHQCLETRIGKGEFREDLFYRLCVLPLRVPALNQRRDDIEPLIRHFLCNKDGSQSFTRFTREAMLYLQDHDWPGNVRELRNVVMRAKIIYPDDLIGAEQIAKLMHHGHHPGAISAKIEPFPAAAGKAELATMRGDSLEDALPPAFSLKEHLLQEERRLLSMALAQADGVVAAAARLVQLERTTFVEKMKRHNLVRKEALAA; encoded by the coding sequence ATGCCAGAGACCGAAATCGCGATTGACCAGGCGATCATCGGTAACAGTGCAGCCATTCACGAAGTACGATGCTTTCTGAAATTTGCCGCCGCGACCAATGCCTCTGTATTGATTACCGGCCCCTCAGGTTGCGGCAAGGAGATCATCGCCAACACGCTGCATGCTGTCTCTCCTCGTGCGGATCAGGCATTTGTCGCAGTGAATAGCGGCGCTATACCCAAGGATCTGGTTGAAGCAGAGTTTTTCGGCCATGAGAAAGGCAGCTTCACAGGTGCCGATAATCAGCGCCGGGGCCATTTTGAACGCGCAGACGGTGGCACATTATTCCTTGATGAAATCGGCGAAATGACCTCGGCGATGCAGGTACGTCTGCTGCGCATTTTGGAAGACGGCAAGGTGCGCAGGGTAGGCGGCGCGGAAGATATTGCTGTCGATGTCCGCATGATTGCAGCAACGCACCAGTGTCTCGAAACGCGGATCGGCAAAGGCGAGTTCCGCGAAGACCTGTTCTATCGCCTGTGCGTCTTGCCCTTGCGTGTGCCCGCTCTCAATCAGCGTCGCGATGATATTGAGCCGTTGATCCGGCATTTCCTGTGTAACAAGGATGGCTCTCAGTCTTTTACGCGCTTTACCCGTGAAGCCATGCTCTATCTTCAAGACCATGACTGGCCTGGAAACGTGCGCGAATTGCGCAATGTGGTGATGCGCGCCAAGATTATATACCCTGATGATCTTATCGGCGCAGAGCAGATTGCAAAGCTGATGCACCATGGACATCATCCGGGAGCGATTTCGGCAAAGATTGAGCCTTTTCCGGCTGCAGCAGGAAAAGCTGAATTGGCGACTATGCGTGGCGATAGTCTTGAAGATGCACTGCCACCCGCATTTTCTTTGAAAGAGCATCTGCTGCAGGAGGAGCGGCGTCTGCTCAGCATGGCCTTGGCCCAAGCCGATGGCGTCGTGGCTGCTGCTGCGCGATTGGTGCAGTTGGAGCGCACGACCTTTGTTGAAAAAATGAAACGCCACAATCTGGTGCG